The sequence aaacaacaaacaattcaaacctaacagctgtttgtagttactggagtatttcacatctcatgtgtgtcgtatgaaatttttacatgatgcgtacagttgcaaagtatcgtagtgggcgaaatgacactattggtttccctaaaatgaacgttttattattttccggtgtatccgaaataatttttgatatcatatgtgtattaggttggaaggaaagagttatggcgcattttaaataagcaagtaattttacttgtatatcgaaaacacatgttgctaattagtcattgagatacgggaattgacaggttacctgaatgatggcaacaagttgttacgaacaatgaaaaaagaacggtatttcaaagagcaagaatcgtagaatacgactatacatacatatatgcgaCGGTGTTGCAGACTGCCCTGATGGCTCGGATGAAACATTTATTCAGTGCGGTGGACTTTCGTAAGTTGCAATTTGCACCTTGTTTGTCCCAACCATCGGGTACCCGGCATGTTCGAGTTCTCACACAGCTCTTATAATCTTTTTAGTTGCGAACACTTATTCTTTCAATGTCGGTACGGCGCCTGCATCGACGGTGATTTATTGTGCAACGGAGTAATAAATTGCGCGGATGGCTCGGATGAAAATCCAACGATATGTTCGAAAATTACTACTTCAACGACTTCTACTTCTACGTATCGTCCACCTTTGACGACAAGCTCTACCACTGCCGTGTACGGACCAACTTGTAGCgcaccgccgcacagtgggctggatcgagaaatttagtgacatttcacgaaagagtcgactttctcatatcgatttctaataaattcgtattgcttcctaaatgtccatcaacatcgaagcgaaaaatattaatgttcgttcacaaaaactgtagttaatataaattgacaaagatagacatttgggatgcagtatttttcagcgaaaaattgcttcttttcatcgaggtgtcctgattaccctatttaatattccttctgggtcttttgtgtaaatgaaaaacagtcctttgcggtaacaattaacgctgttagttgaggatggttgctcgcaatctattaacaattaatatttaatgaaatgaataaaatttgtatactttcttagaatttgcaaggtgtatcTTTTAGGGAACCTAACGGAACCTAATCGGAtaagtcagatcattttcattggaccttcctctacatatccccacaaaaatcatatccgaaccgatccgatattggaagttatgattgtttaaagttatcgggacgtgccacctgacacatagcaactcacatatagtacttaaataccatccaaatatgaatatttttgcaattgcattgaaagttcgtacctacctaaaacaagtatgtaatttttaacaattaattaaataaaaaaaaaattattgttaaaaatataatgaacggtaataatataactagactaagagtttcttaaataagtatatgtatagtttATTAAGTGTATTTAAGTATTATTAAGTTTATTAAGTGTATTTAAGCGTTATTAAGTTTATCAAGTATTGACACATttgtgatattaatatacataatacataaatatagataaatatataaatttggaaATTTGGTAAGTACAATGACGTTTAAGCATTTGTTATAACAAAGACGATACTATGCTCATGCATAGTGCAAAAAAGTTTACCAGTTACCATcaatttaaaaacgttttgGTTAGAtaattggcttatcttttatatttgttatctttttgttgatatttttatcttttataaacacattacacatacatgaaataatacgaaataacaaaggtcgtaatatatagaatagacatgattttaaaacaattaaattgaaaaattatttataattattataaattattataaaaaatatcttttgacacgcttgtgagacgtttttacctcctcagtacattttgtatgcgttgattataaaaagatttcttgaatttatattttacgtattctataaaacattacatgtatgaaatgtaaatataaaatacatatttagtaagtaaaaaatagtttggaagattatacttaaacaattttattttaatacaaaaattcaatgaaaattaattaacaattattgtttaacaaaatagaaaaaattttatttgtttacagttaaaattcactattttttaaatgaattttagtgcaaatttcatcccgatatctcttatggttcaagagttataacaagatgtcactaaatttctcgatccagcccactgtgcgccgcaacCGCAAAACGGGGTCTGGAAATTGGATTGCCCCTCTGGAGAGCACTGTCACGACGGACAAGAGTTTCTGTTTCGACCGGGAGCACATTTGGTTTATAGTTGCAATAGCGGTTTCAAGGTTAAAGGCTCTCCTTATTTGTTCTGTAATACGGCTGGTCAATGGTGGAAAGATATCCCTGTATGCGAAGGtaagaaaaatgtttaaacttattgttagcaCGCGCGATTGTGAGATCGCACAAAcacattctttaattttttgtacTTCAGAGGTACGCTGTAAAGATCTAAACTCAGCTTCGATAGTTGCCGATTGTAAATACCATGGACCAGATTACGTGACATGCGAGTCGCCTAGGCCTGGTACGGTAGCAACTCTAAAATGTCGTGATAATTATCGCGAGGACAGAACACTGCCGTCGCTGACAAGCGTTACGTGTACCGACACCGGACAATGGTTTCCAGAACCGCTGAGATGCGTTCCAGGTCCGCcaataaacatttatattaattgggCTACGCATTCGCTGCAATTCAACATAGAACAGAGCAACTTCTTTGCGACAGAGACTCTAGATGACAAaatcattatacatatacaaaaccaAAGATGAATTATTTAGACCAGACATCGATATTAGAAGttcgaaataattaaatacCCGTAGAATTATTATAGtagaatattgaaatttgttaaaccaaaatttaatataaaggaTACTCTCGTATGTGTGATTTGAAATTATCCAAATCATTTCCAAATAACGAAGTTTactatttttactattgtttataCATTCAAGTAAATCACATACgttaaaaaaagttttatttattgCCAGTAGGATATTATACTTGTACTATACAATGAATATGCGATGCATTTATTTATCTTTAATCTTTAATCTGATACTATATGTTCCAGCAAAGTGTTGTTATCGAAGTATAGTATCGAAATAAACGTGAATCGTCTCTGTTGGGTTACTGTTTTACTTCTACGttactttattattattgtattgtaACACCCTGGTTTCGTCGTCAcgttcggagacttcctcttcgtccttatagctcgccgatccagagttcgatgttcaacgagaggaaaatgtcgatggggaaccgGACGTGACACGCAGGTTACGGAATAACGACACAAGCGGTTTCACTGACAATGCTCACTGCcggcgcgttcgcgaacgcggtttTCAGGATTCGCTCCTCGCGAATGTTCACTCGGTAACCGCGTCTTTCAGACACGATTTCGCGTAGCTGTCTAGGACGCGCACGTCGCGGTTTTCAGGTACGGTACGCGTTACTTTCTTGGACGCGACGCGAACGTATTTCGAGGCAGGTAAACGGGAAAAATCAGGACGGTAAGGGAACCCTAcccgagtcaggtcggtcgAATGtgcgacgtggcggttcgccatACGCCATcatcctctcgggcggttctacggcgacgagtgatggttcatcgtgctcgtcgatcgtgtttgtcggcggtacgccttaacaaaatcgctggtggtacaccttggcgaaaAGAGTGACGGTGCGTCGTGCTCTACTATACTACGGGAACAGAATGGTTTCAGGAAGGACGGAGGGCTCCCTGCCTGAGTCTTGTCGGTCGGATTTCgacgtggtggttcaccgtaCGTCTCtgtcctctcaggcggttctacggcgacgaatgatggttcatcgtgttcgtcgttcgttcttgtcggcggtacgccttGACAAGgtggctggtggtacaccttggccctTTAgagtggcggtacgccgtactctatcacggtggaacgtagttcgtcaccggcgGAATGCCTCCATGGGACAGGAATACTAGCTGACaagatggcggtacgccgtattcatttggtggaacgtagttcgtcaccggaaAGGCTACTTACAGGAATGATAATAGGAACGATCCGTTCTGAGCCTCGTCTCAGTTAAGAAGGCGCTCCCGCGGTTGCGTAGCCGCTTTTATAACTGTCCGTTCGGTGATGCGGGTGTCGGTGCGGTACTGAACTTCGCGAATGTTCCCGAACGATCTCACGCGCGTGGGAAAAACGGTCGACTCGTCCCCATCGGTATCGGTTTCGCggcgcggtggtcgcgcggcgcggggcgTGCATCGGTGGTGCGCGGCGGTTCTGTTCGGTCTAGTTCGGCCCGGTTCGGTTTGcctcggcgcgccttgatacttggtttcgttagtaacaggcctgcccggtgcaggtctgttacagtaTAGTGTATgtatagtatacagggtgtcccaagaccccttcgactccgggaaatgggaggttccttaggtcatttgaagcaacattttcctttgcaccaatgtcagccggggctttgtttaggagttattaacgaaaaacacggaccaatcagagcgcgccctagacgcgcgatggcacgttcagcccggcgcgccgggagacgagcgcggtgtaacgccgcgatgccacaacgaacaagagtttctcgagattatgtgaatcttccccgatttggatgagctttggatacgttgtcaagaccatgattctgaacaacatttccctttacagtttttgtcggccggctttagtttacgcgataaatgtaaaaacttttaattgtaaatcgatcgattgtactatcttttacccgagttggatgagctttggatatgttgtcaagaccatgattctgaacaacatttccttaagactttttgtcggtcgcggaagaactttacttgtcaattcatatgggtggatctttttacccgacttacggcaacgttacccgaacgagagaagaagcagaaactgattgtattgaaaactcatttattcagccgtaaatccatttgctgcttcgaaatgtgtgtcactcggtgacgaactgcacagatgtcttcaggtatacgacagtaccgaaagctaagggacgtacggccaggtcgacgaagtgcacagccggtggtagaagacctaaaggatgcgcggtcaagtcgacgatccagaatttcagtttcactttcgaatcgataaataattcgtatgtttatttcacacagatgccttgaaatttttccacactcacaatcactgttcacatttgtcaacacatagttatgcactaataataattgcttaaactaattaaacgattatttaatctaatcactagactgcggatcattatgtaaaatgaaagttggctgccgctattacaagggacaggagccagacagatacatatttgattcttactgtgatcattttaagaagttgaaaataatacattggtgttctgaaattactttaatctctctagtgtcttaaaatgcacctactcatgtttgctacaaatgcatgaaatccgcagtctagtgattgcattacctgattgttgtgatttgtgcagcaggacaagggatatggcagttattattagtgcataactatgtgttgactaatgtgaacagtgattgtgagtgtggaaaaatttcaaggcatctgtgtgaaataaacatacgaattatttatcgattcgaaagtgaaagtgaaattctggatcgtcgacttgaccgcgcatcccttaggccttttatcaccggctgtgcagttcgtcgacctggccgtacgtcccttagctttcggtactgtcgtatacctgaagacatctgtgcagttcgtcaccgagtgacccagtgacacacatttcgaagcagcaaatggatttacagctgaataagtgaggttttaatacaatcagtttctgctttttccctcgttcgggtaaagttgtcgtaagtcgggtaaagagatccacccatatgaattgacaagtaaagttcttccgaccgacaaaaactgtaaagggtaatgttgttcagaatcatggtcttgacaacatatccaaagctcatcgaaatcggagaggagatagttcagatagtacatcgatcgatttacaattacaagttacttatcacgtaaactaaagccggccgacaaaaactgtaaagggaaatgttgttcagaatcatggtcttgacaacatatccaaagctcatccaaatcggggaagattcacataatctcgagaaactcttgttcgttgcggcatcgcggcgttacaccgtgctcgtctcccggcgcgccgggctgaacgtgccatcgcgcgtctaggtcgcgctctgattggtccgtgtttttcgttaataactcctaaacaaagccccggctgacattggtgcaaaggaaaatgttgcttcaaatgacctaaggaacctcccatttcccggagtcgaaggggtcttgggacaccctgtataaacttgTGAGAGTTGCATGTTTTTTGTGGGTGGATCTCAATAAGTTCACTTGTGAATTGACAAAGAattaatagtatatttaaataatatgatAATGAATGAATGTATGcaatgattacactgtccaacaccaaatttgatttcaatataatgttgggtccttcttatagagttttttgcgctgattccgaatctggttttaatttttttcctatacgtccagtttctgagaaaatggagttttaaaaaaagacatatttttcaactttaaacaaatattgcgatgttattataaaagatattgaattgttgtttacagcaaaagattctgtagactttcccgaatacagtgatatccaatattaatacattatgattgtttaaacatgtttaaacaatgattaaagacggagatgcaccacttttgcaccaatttttgcggatattttcgaatttatctcaaaaaataagggtccagcgaaaaattgaactataccacgcgaaagagcagacttttatcttgagaaacccccctgtgaagtttgcatggtcgacgtttttaccgaaccagaaagcaaaatatcttcgcccgacatgcgttgacgccagtggtgctcttccactagcgcggtcgttcgtcgggatacggcgcggcgcgctgcgatgaaacggcgcgtggctataagcgcgcaattatgtcagcttacttaaatgtaatattttattaaatgttatattattgttatttattatttattagtatatttatactgtataaattatttttgtattttttaatgttagtctctcgtttatagtatatttaatacaaaaaataccttctgtaacaaaaaaataatttattcacacactacactattacactatttacaatgctaatatatatgtgtacactattcagatataatacactatatcgatttaatatggagcaaactattttaattatgtatttaagtcaataaaaatagtcccgtttatattgtgtttggacttattttactcggaagaatctcgagtgttcattggcactataattacaatacatagataagacgacaattactgaaaataaaatttttcagtcaccgcattgcagactttccttacattgtatgtattccgttgtccgtagaccgtcatttatttcaaaatatgtatcgtgttggttcttaagaaaactgatgccagagttcagtttcggctttgtgtttgttgaaatcagtcgtgtcaagcatttcaaatctgcattgctacgtataaaacttcataaaaaacatttatagttatttatagtattttagttgttctgtatataatatatgtattttagtagtgtattatatctgaatagtgtacacatatatattagcattgtaaatagtgtaatagtgtagtgtgtgaataaattatttttttgttacaaaaggtattttttgtattaaatatactataaacgagagactaacattaaaaaatacataaaataatttatacagaataaatatactaataaataataaataacaatagtataacacatttaataaaatattacatttaagtaagctgacataattgcgcgcttatagccacgcgccgtttcaccgcagcgcgccgcgccgtatcccgacgaacgaccgcgctagtggaagagcaccactggcgtcaacgcatgtcgggcgaagatattttgctttctggttcggtaaaaacgtcgaccatgcaaacttcacaggggggtttctcaagataaaagtctgctctttcgcgtggtatagttcaatttttcgctggacccttattttttgagataaattcgaaaatatccgcaaaaattggtgcaaaagtggtgcatctccgtctttaatcattgtttaaacatgtttaaacaatcataatgtattaatattggatatcactgtattcgggaaagtctacagaattgtttgctgtaaacaacaattcaatatcttttataataacatcacaatatttgtttaaagttgaaaaatatgtttttttttcaaagccatgattttcaaaaactggacgtataggaaaaaaattaaaaccagattcggaatcaacgcaaaaaactctataagaaggacccaacagtatattgaaatcacaaaaaaagttgaaatttgttggacagtgttataagACAAGATTCTCGCTCTTGCACGTGTTCTCGCACGGatcactctctgtctctctctcactctcttggaCTCACTGTTTATACTCGTACGTCTACACTCTCTCACTTCTCGCAATACAGTCACCGTTCTCTCGATTCTTCCTCGCTCCGTAGTCAAACATAAACATTATAATATATAGAAAGGCTTTCACACATCACGACTCTCATCCATATTATGTCCAATCCGCATCGCGCCTAAAACCTAATCCACattttttatatgcaataattgAATCCATGTTTTAGTTTGCGGTAAGGTCCTTACACCACCCACTCCGCTTGTCGTAAATGGAATTGCCGCTAACATTGCCGAATTTCCTTGGCATGCTACACTTTTTAAAGCGGTAAACCCGAATGCAAAAAAAGAGTTTCATTGCGGTGGAACCATTATTCAGGAGCGATTATTAATTACTGCGGCGCATTGCGTTTACAATGAGAGAACCGGACGTAAAGAGGACCCCTCGAAATATTTCGTAGCAGCGGGCAACATTCACAGGGATTATGACTACCCTCACCATAATCCAGCTATGGTGGAGAAAACTGCGGtgcatatattttaaatgattttttcaaaattaccgtTTGATACTTCCTTTACCGTATGTTTGATTTTAGGTAAAAAATATCTACGTTCCTTGCGAATACAACGGAATGTTCGGATTTTACAAAGCAGATATAGCTATACTAGAGGTCACTGTACCCTTTGTGTTTTCAACAACATTGTTGAAACCGATATGCTTGGACTATCCaaacaacattttattttctaatatGTCCGGAAGAGTAGCAGGGTTCGGCAGAACTGCTTTAGGTGAGTCTAGCTTCTTCTTGCAAACAATTACAGTACCGTATATCTCCAACGAAAAATGCAAAGAAGCTAGCAAGACCTACGAGAGTGAAAACTATATCACATACGATAAGTTCTGTGCGGGTTACACGAATGGTAAGTACATAAGTACATTCGCCTATTgtatacaatatacagggtgttcatttgaaaactttccagccgaatatctcgaaaagtatgaaaaagatattaaaaaagtgtaaaacacgtgtccaaggatttcgagggggaaagagaggggcagtatcagttttttatttggtaaaaataccagcaattttcgtaggatacttTTTTTATCCGCTAGTCTCGGAGAAATGTAAAGAGAAATAGATCGAGTCATATTTACACTGCGAGAGTTTTTGTACTCCCAACTTCCAACATGATGGTGATGGTGCTTCCCCGCATTACACGTTACCAGTTCGCCGGTGGTTAAACAATCGATTCCCAGCTGGATAGGTATAGAAGAGGTGTTATTGAGTGGCCACCAATATCACCAGATCCAACTCCAGTCGACTTCTTTTTGTGGGGACACTTACATAAAGTCTGTTGTTTATAAAACACAACCAGAAAGCATCAACGATATGCGTCGCAGAATTGTAcaggaaagttttcaaatgaacaccctgtatacgtattTCTTTCGGACTGTTCGGAAGTTTATTATAAAACGTGAAAATTGTAGGTTCAGCGGTTTGCAACGGTGACAGCGGTGGTGGACTAATTTTCAGATGGAGCTCTGTATGGTATTTGAGGGGCATTGTTAGCGTCAGTCTTGGGACAAAGTTGGAAGGAGAAACTAGACAATGCGACAGTTCCACGTATTCTCTGTACACTGCGGTTTCTTCCCATATGACGTGGATAGAGAAGTCTATCCGTCAACTAGAGTTAAACGAACAATTGCCTATGTGTTAGGGGTGCAGGAATTCCATTCGTTAaggggggccgtctcctagcagatgacggtcgcgcgtgaacactcacacaccgctagagtacactcacacaccgctagaccacgtatacgtacgcgagaattgcaagGATCAGGGAAAGGCCTTCTGAtttttcgataatgcaaagacgggggtttttagtagtcaaaatcgctagatgaaagatcaatctagtgcgctgtttgcttcaaaagtcgttcttttacgtttccgagcaatggttttgcaatattcggctgcatcttgcccgtcggagaggctagtacaggctagtacgccggcgtgacagcagcgccatctgacgggcaacatgcgacgggcaatatgcagccgaatattgcaaaatcattgctcggaaacgtaaaagaacgacttctgaagcaaacagcgcactagattgatctttcatctagcgattttgactactaaaaacccccgtcttcg comes from Lasioglossum baleicum chromosome 19, iyLasBale1, whole genome shotgun sequence and encodes:
- the LOC143218372 gene encoding modular serine protease-like, whose protein sequence is MVILPTIANGHSHCPDGSDETFIQCGGLSCEHLFFQCRYGACIDGDLLCNGVINCADGSDENPTICSKITTSTTSTSTYRPPLTTSSTTAVYGPTCSAPPHTHCAPQPQNGVWKLDCPSGEHCHDGQEFLFRPGAHLVYSCNSGFKVKGSPYLFCNTAGQWWKDIPVCEEVRCKDLNSASIVADCKYHGPDYVTCESPRPGTVATLKCRDNYREDRTLPSLTSVTCTDTGQWFPEPLRCVPVCGKVLTPPTPLVVNGIAANIAEFPWHATLFKAVNPNAKKEFHCGGTIIQERLLITAAHCVYNERTGRKEDPSKYFVAAGNIHRDYDYPHHNPAMVEKTAVKNIYVPCEYNGMFGFYKADIAILEVTVPFVFSTTLLKPICLDYPNNILFSNMSGRVAGFGRTALGESSFFLQTITVPYISNEKCKEASKTYESENYITYDKFCAGYTNGSAVCNGDSGGGLIFRWSSVWYLRGIVSVSLGTKLEGETRQCDSSTYSLYTAVSSHMTWIEKSIRQLELNEQLPMC